CCCGGCTCGCTCGACGCCGACGCGGTCGACGAGGAGCTCGCGGCGATGGACGACCTCGCGCCCGCGAGCGACCCGGTCGACATCCGGTTCCCGGAGCCGACGGTGGAGCGCGCCGAGGCCGGCGCCGGCGAGGCGGGAGGCGGCGGCGAAGAGGCCGGCGGTGAGGCGGGACGCGGCGGGGAGGCGGGAGGCGACGGGAGCGACGGCGAGGTCGTCGCCGTCGACGGCGAGGTGCTCGCGATCGACCGGTTCGGGAACGTGATCACCAACGTCCCGGGAGAACTGGTCCGCGGGCGCGACTGGATCCGCGTCGACGGCGACCTCACGCCCGTCGCGGAGACGTTCGGCGCCGTCGACCCCGGCGAGCGCCTCGTCACCGTCGGGAGCCACGGCTACGTGGAGTGCGACGTCAACGACGGCCGCGGCGACGGCGTCTTCGACCTGCGGCCCGGCGACTCGGTGCGGCTCGTCCCCGACAGCGTCAGCCTCTAGAACTCGGGAAGGCCGCCGCTACAGCTCGACGCCCGAGGGGATCAGGCTCTCGCTCCGGAGCAGGTTCCCCTCGTGGTCGTACACGAGGAAGGTGTCCTTGTCGTAGGCGACGAGCC
The sequence above is a segment of the Halorubrum sp. 2020YC2 genome. Coding sequences within it:
- a CDS encoding SAM-dependent chlorinase/fluorinase, whose product is MITLTSDFGSPYPAAMKGVIRRHTDAETIDVAHDLPRGDPRAAAFWLRFVLPEFPPAVHCAVVDPGVGTDRDALVVRAGAHVVVAPDNGLAMPPARALAGDESDVAVRTISVDEPASETFHGRDVFAPTAARIRAALDEASGAGPGSLDADAVDEELAAMDDLAPASDPVDIRFPEPTVERAEAGAGEAGGGGEEAGGEAGRGGEAGGDGSDGEVVAVDGEVLAIDRFGNVITNVPGELVRGRDWIRVDGDLTPVAETFGAVDPGERLVTVGSHGYVECDVNDGRGDGVFDLRPGDSVRLVPDSVSL